From the genome of Prevotella herbatica, one region includes:
- the lepB gene encoding signal peptidase I, with product MISILAAFLIVLAVRTFAFAVYKVPENSLLKNGDRVIVNRLARTDFKKNDLIVFGDSVKLIGRIEALPGDTITVGKDKFVIPTVCCRKCRCKYCHEYLINIGRGKLLVPYHCINGKAYRLYNLPF from the coding sequence ATGATATCAATTTTGGCTGCGTTTTTAATCGTATTAGCGGTGCGCACCTTTGCTTTTGCTGTCTATAAAGTACCAGAAAATTCTTTGTTGAAGAATGGTGACAGAGTGATAGTGAATAGATTGGCACGTACTGATTTTAAAAAAAATGATTTAATTGTCTTTGGTGACAGTGTTAAGTTGATTGGTAGAATCGAAGCTCTGCCTGGAGATACGATCACTGTTGGCAAAGACAAATTTGTTATACCTACGGTATGTTGCCGAAAGTGCAGGTGTAAATATTGTCATGAATACCTTATTAATATAGGGCGTGGTAAATTACTTGTACCTTATCATTGCATAAATGGCAAGGCATACCGATTATACAATCTTCCGTTTTGA